A region of Colletotrichum higginsianum IMI 349063 chromosome 10, whole genome shotgun sequence DNA encodes the following proteins:
- a CDS encoding LysM domain-containing protein gives MAPFHSALAMSLAALLALDHSQASAQYIQNFDHTRITNPLTGTTKAVPDNRVAWRNVIDLGSTETVYLFYNCYYMTNICENVRAFMGSARGQNLHPGTTIPSNVFTYDFVTGDESWTRQSGRRGQSCPSGWGGNGRCPQAGQEIPWRHDGPWWTTILEPGTTTNMLRHERDPQGNIVKKSQMRYTCDEFPPATWVEGGNGWSNNQPANTWCAGQACVDYTVNNNGVSIKAEQDWQASAHKLLRIVLLRHIGDRVAEFDWHVPSQPQKDMAFFRFSAMDMGPDGVAASIFTSNQDTGVDSEPQYVTQQRRRGFNLTADEEDPDEPTRVPRSRYGLSAEEAVKRMRAGHSRHVVNIPAEFNESFVTTEPGFGSMATSPNLNMNSTTSRRSETPVQPKKSKTPAPVSKRQDGPPVEAAKPLLKAASPRDLERAHDIVATAIAASAKLNKARLASPIRNQYRLKPGTVIGTTVNERRRARRDDSPPPTPLLEITDEIAWAAALLAEAEAEVPEDGVKLPLPPGRNVTRRAAAARGSYWMESIARKGTVPWGDDPSYAVFRNVLDYGAAGNGVTDDTAAIKRAMNDGRRCGEKCNGSTVKNAIVYFPPGTYLISSTVPLPFGTQVIGDAIDRPVLVASKSFIGLGVLSTDEYTGGGTGPDGHDQQWYVNTANFYRQIRNIIIDVRPAPPSQETACLHYQVAQATSMQNVELRAGAGQKGIFAENGSGGGISDVTFVGGDVCLYGGEQQFTAQRLVFRGCDVGVQVIWDWGWVWKSVTMTDVKTGFKFVPEYPDGNIGSSLIMDSSFTNVGTVVVIQPPSSEAGSGSTGLVIENIRMSGVTTAVADTNGRSLLAASARVDEWVLGPVYSSSADAGARSFSSGGKIGKYRRDGGLVDAQGAYYERPKPQYEGRGVGDFLHVKDFGARGDGVTDDTAAFQRAVDSSQGKILFVDAGSYILTGTVTVPAGVKMVGETWSQLVARGPAFSDETKPTVMLRVGRPGQVGNVEMQDLIFTTKGPTAGAVLIEWNMAADAKGSAALWDCHVRIGGAAGTDLTPAECPALTSGIAPGCNAASLMMHIKPGASGYFENMWLWVADHMIDDPDLEDANNTMVQNSVYVARGLLVESTEPTWLYGTSSEHAVMYQYNFHNAASIFAAMIQTESPYYQPTPNPPAPFGNTVGLFPGDPDYSCAAGDEFGGCDESWAVVMRGCEDIVVAGAGLYSWFSTYSQDCIGGQLCQKALVLLKGNHASVRWEHLVTIGAKYMAVMDGKGIAAKDNLNVDAHPFWSQVSLLDVASDGEQYNDVLWLDPGIWDMAQPEFECQPPCRVKIPPYTGATTTVNYPLMTVSSDAWTSTITVPPMTLSKLGFEVMTLVEGGPNVKRDGLNRRAFEDFWPIPATTAAWPVVIYNGPDGKVSTASPKTAYPTPPPSVEPGSPPPQKGAWPARALRPRAAYGLDPNKELSDSLRDWMCQRAAESPSLYDMDLLDCPNTKRPNNDSGQVPMGEGWGWDVPQISNNGTMILPGFGAPFNQIINILGRMCEQPQQTKTSTTIRAQTTQPSRPTEKPLARPDANQNEIKCFGSGHKMGNTRLRLGIESFCSNIGSDALGVGARGLNDRRAATGELTGGYKRRDTKTLDKNDKISFSFEVMDGCAWTFDLDECARYFKTAVDSCNCDGENGKQGGYGGNNCLKWMTDPEYKL, from the exons ATGGCTCCGTTTCACTCCGCCCTCGCCATGTCGCTCGCGGCGCTGCTCGCCCTAGACCACAGCCAGGCGAGCGCCCAGTACATCCAGAACTTTGACCACACCCGCATCACAAACCCCTTGACTGGCACCAC CAAGGCCGTCCCTGACAACCGGGTCGCCTGGCGCAACGTCATTGACCTCGGCAGCACAGAGACTGTCTACCTCTTCTACAACTGCTACTACATGACCAACATCTGCGAGAACGTCCGCGCCTTCATGGGCTCCGCCCGCGGCCAAAACCTCCACCCCGGCACCACCATCCCGTCCAACGTGTTCACCTACGACTTCGTTACGGGCGACGAGAGCTGGACGCGTCAGTCGGGCCGCAGGGGCCAGTCCTGCCCCAGCGGCTGGGGTGGCAACGGCCGCTGCCcccaggccggccaggaGATCCCCTGGCGCCACGACGGCCCCTGGTGGACAACGATCCTCGAGCCCGGCACAACCACAAACATGCTCCGCCACGAGCGCGACCCCCAGGGGAACATCGTCAAGAAGTCCCAGATGCGCTACACCTGTGATGAGTTCCCCCCCGCCACCtgggtcgagggcggcaacggcTGGTCCAACAACCAGCCCGCCAACACCTGGTGCGCCGGCCAGGCCTGTGTCGACTACACCGTCAACAACAACGGCGTCTCCATCAAGGCTGAGCAGGACTGGCAAGCCAGCGCTCACAAACTGCTGcgcatcgtcctcctccgccacaTCGGAGACCGAGTTGCAGAGTTCGATTGGCATGTTCCCAGCCAACCGCAGAAGGACATGGCCTTCTTCCGCTTCTCCGCCATGGACATGGGGCCTGACGGCGTGGCCGCCTCCATCTTCACGTCCAACCAAGACACCGGCGTGGACAGCGAACCTCAGTACGTCACCCAGCAGAGGAGGCGCGGGTTCAACCTCACCGCGGACGAAGAGGACCCGGACGAGCCGACGCGCGTGCCCCGTTCGCGGTACGGGCtcagcgccgaggaggccgtgaAACGCATGCGCGCCGGCCACAGCCGCCACGTCGTGAACATCCCTGCCGAGTTCAACGAGTCCTTCGTGACGACGGAGCCGGGTTTTGGGAGCATGGCTACCTCGCCCAATCTGAATATGAACAGCACGACGTCGCGCCGTTCCGAGACACCGGTGCAGCCGAAGAAAAGCAAGACGCCGGCTCCTGTCTCCAAGCGTCAGGACGGCCCGCCGGTAGAGGCCGCGAAGCCTCTCCTCAAGGCGGCCTCCCCTCGTGATCTCGAAAGAGCCCACGACATCGTGGCCACCGCCAtagccgcctcggccaaaCTCAACAAGGCCCGTCTGGCAAGCCCGATACGCAACCAGTACAGGCTCAAGCCCGGCACCGTCATCGGCACGACTGTTAACGAGCGCCGTcgcgcccgccgcgacgACTCGCCCCCTCCTACGCCGCTCCTCGAGATCACCGACGAGATCGCCTGGGCCGCCGCGCTtttggccgaggccgaggccgaggtgccCGAGGACGGTGTCAAGTTGCCGCTCCCCCCCGGCCGTAACGTCACGcgccgagccgccgccgccaggggCTCGTACTGGATGGAGTCCATCGCTCGCAAAGGCACCGTCCCCTGGGGCGACGACCCCTCGTACGCCGTGTTCCGCAACGTGCTCGActacggcgccgccggcaacggcgtgaccgacgacaccgccgccatcaagcGAGCCATGAACGACGGCCGGCGGTGCGGCGAGAAGTGCAACGGGTCGACGGTCAAGAACGCCATCGTCTACTTCCCGCCCGGCACGTACCTCATCTCCAGCACGGTGCCCCTCCCCTTCGGCACGCAGGTCATCGGCGACGCCATTGACCGCCCGGTGCTGGTCGCCTCCAAGTCCttcatcggcctcggggtGCTGTCGACCGACGAGtacaccggcggcggcaccggcccCGACGGGCACGACCAGCAGTGGTACGTCAACACGGCCAACTTCTACCGCCAGATCcgcaacatcatcatcgacgtacgcccggcgccgccctcgcagGAGACGGCCTGCCTGCACTACCAGGTGGCCCAGGCCACCAGCATGCAGAACGTCGAGCTGCGGGCCGGCGCGGGCCAGAAGGGCATCTTCGCCGAgaacggcagcggcggcggcatctcgGACGTCACCtttgttggcggcgacgtctgCCTGtacggcggcgagcagcagTTCACGGCCCAGCGGCTCGTCTTCCGCGGTtgcgacgtcggcgtccaGGTCATCTGGGACTGGGGCTGGGTGTGGAAGTCGGTGACCATGACCGACGTCAAGACGGGCTTCAAGTTCGTGCCCGAGTACCCGGACGGCAACATCGGGTCGTCGCTGATCATGGACTCGTCCTTCACCAAcgtcggcaccgtcgtcgtcatccagccgccgtcgtccgaggCCGGCTCTGGGAGCACCGGCCTCGTGATTGAGAACATCCGCATGTCGGGCGTCACCACTGCCGTTGCCGACACGAATGGCCGCTCCCTGCTGGCCGCGTCGGCCCGGGTTGACGAGTGGGTGTTGGGCCCCGTGTACTCGAGctcggccgacgccggcgctCGTTCATTCTCGTCCGGCGGCAAGATCGGCAAGTACCGCCGGGATGGCGGGCTTGTCGACGCACAGGGGGCCTACTATGAGCGTCCCAAGCCGCAGTACGAGGGCCGCGGCGTGGGCGACTTCCTCCACGTCAAGGACTTTGGCGCGAGGGGCGACGGCGTGACGGACGATACGGCCGCTTTCCAGCGGGCCGTAGACTCCAGCCAGGGAAAGATTCTgttcgtcgacgccggctcATACATCCTGACAGGGACtgtgacggtgccggcgggcgTGAAGATGGTCGGCGAGACGTGGTCGCAGCTCGTGGCCCGGGGCCCGGCCTTCTCAGACGAGACCAAGCCCACCGTGATGCTCCGGGTGGGCCGTCCCGGCCAGGTCGGCAACGTCGAGATGCAGGACCTCATCTTCACCACCAAGGGCCCGACGGCCGGAGCCGTGCTCATCGAGTGGAACATGGCCGCCGACGCAAAGGGCTCGGCAGCCCTCTGGGATTGCCACGTccgcatcggcggcgccgcgggcACCGACCTGACGCCCGCCGAGTGCCCCGCCCTGACCTCCGGTATCGCCCCGGGCTGCAACGCCGCCAGTCTCATGATGCACATCAAGCCGGGCGCGTCGGGATACTTCGAGAACATGTGGCTCTGGGTGGCCGACCACATGATCGACGACCCGGACCTGGAGGACGCCAACAACACCATGGTGCAGAACTCAGTCTACGTCGCTCGCGGCCTGCTGGTCGAGAGTACCGAGCCAACCTGGCTCTACGGCACGTCGTCTGAGCACGCCGTCATGTACCAGTACAACTTCCACAATGCCGCGAGTATCTTCGCCGCCATGATCCAGACCGAGTCGCCCTACTACCAGCCGACCCCGAACCCGCCCGCCCCGTTCGGCAACACCGTCGGCCTCTTCCCCGGCGATCCGGACTACTCCTGCGCCGCGGGCGATGAGTTCGGCGGTTGCGACGAGTCGTGGGCTGTCGTAATGCGCGGTTGCGaggacatcgtcgtcgccggcgccggcttgtATTCGTGGTTCTCGACCTACAGCCAGGACTGCATCGGCGGGCAGCTATGCCAGAAGGCGCTGGTGCTCCTCAAGGGCAACCACGCCAGCGTGCGCTGGGAGCATCTCGTCACCATCGGCGCCAAGTACATGGCCGTCATGGACGGCAAGGGCATCGCGGCCAAGGACAACCTCAACGTCGACGCGCACCCCTTCTGGTCGCAGGTGTCGCTGCTCGACGTTGccagcgacggcgagcagTACAACGACGTGCTCTGGCTCGACCCGGGCATCTGGGACATGGCCCAGCCCGAGTTCGAATGCCAGCCGCCCTGCCGCGTCAAGATTCCGCCGTACACGGGCGCCACCACCACGGTCAACTACCCGCTCATGACCGTCAGCTCGGACGCGTGGACGAGCACCATCACGGTGCCGCCCATGACGCTGTCCAAGCTGGGCTTCGAGGTGATGACActggtcgagggcggccccAACGTCAAGAGGGACGGCCTCAACCGCCGAGCCTTCGAGGACTTCTGGCCCATCCCCGCCACGACCGCCGCCTGGCCCGTCGTCATCTACAACGGCCCGGACGGCAAggtgtcgacggcgagccccAAGACGGCCTATCCGACACCGCCTCCGTCCGTCGAGCctggctcgccgccgccgcagaagGGCGCGTGGCCGGCACGCGCCCTCAGGCCGCGCGCCGCTTACGGGCTGGACCCTAACAAAGAGCTGAGCGATAGCCTGAGGGACTGGATGTGCCAGCGAGCCGCCGAGTCGCCGAGCCTGTACGACATGGACCTGCTGGACTGTCCGAACACCAAGCGGCCCAACAACGACTCGGGCCAAGTGCCGATGGGCGAGGGCTGGGGCTGGGACGTGCCACAGATCTCGAACAACGGCACCATGATCCTGCCCGGGTTTGGGGCCCCCTTTAACCAAATCATCAACATCCTAGGGCGCATGTGCGAACAGCCGCAGCAGACCAAGACGAGCACCACGATCAGGGCGCAGACGACGCAGCCTTCCCGGCCCACGGAGAAGCCATTAGCGAGGCCCGACGCCAACCAGAACGAGATCAAGTGCTTCGGTAGCGGGCACAAGATGGGCAACAcgcggctgcggctgggCATCGAGTCGTTCTGCAGCAACATCGGCTCCGACGcccttggcgtcggcgcccgcgGCCTCAATGACAGGAGGGCCGCCACAGGGGAGCTCACGGGCGGCTACAAGAGACGGGACACCAAGACCCTCGATAAGAATGACAAGATCAGCTTCAGCTTCGAGGTGATGGATGGCTGTGCGTGGACgttcgacctcgacgagtgCGCGCGGTACTTCAAGACGGCCGTCGACAGCTGCAACTGCGACGGAGAGAATGGGAAGCAGGGCGGCTATGGGGGGAACAATTGTCTCAAGTGGATGACCGACCCAGAATACAAGTTGTAG
- a CDS encoding Benzoate 4-monooxygenase cytochrome p450 — MTRSERWFKDARSFCQERFLPNDHQHYDTRFDRDARGSFAPFSLGPHGCPGTNPAIQRLRIVIAKMAWSFDMELRNMDQIDWERDAYLYGIWEGRELWVKATLRPGLEKTLLA; from the coding sequence ATGACCCGTTCGGAACGGTGGTTCAAGGACGCCCGTTCCTTTTGCCAGGAGCGCTTCCTACCAAACGACCACCAGCACTACGATACGCGCTTCGACAGGGACGCTCGCGGTTCCTTTGCACCCTTCTCCCTGGGGCCCCACGGCTGTCCCGGTACGAACCCCGCCATTCAGCGTCTAAGGATCGTTATTGCGAAGATGGCGTGGAGCTTTGATATGGAGCTCAGGAACATGGACCAGATCGACTGGGAAAGGGACGCTTACCTGTACGGCATCTGGGAAGGACGGGAGCTTTGGGTGAAGGCGACCCTGCGGCCTGGTTTAGAAAAGACGTTGCTAGCATGA
- a CDS encoding PKS-NRPS hybrid produces MTFNSSGGGGGGGDGGSGTCLVSLMAQESLYGETAMELLACCYTHLVQELAANPSAAPLGSVQHFSPASMAEALSFGRGELRASAWEGRTLPEQVLHVAKMYPDKIAVKDGYGTAMSFRGLRDRVFAISRTLAPVLGRSSSSLTAGPVAAVYQEPSADWVCSMIAIMRMGAVYVPLDMATPVPRLVKIVTELLPASSPGSTMLVLPDVTPAPAPAPAPAPAPRKVPFSGLSDAAATAVAAAADDDNTTAATRPNVSVTSPCVILYTSGSTGVPKGIVLTHGNLANEVEHSAYTYGFGPEDVVLQQSALSFDMSLTQIFSVVAHGGTLCMIPLELRGDAVGIATAMAREGVMFTGATPSEYALAHGGRDHRLSSWRIALAGGEPIKPAMLQRFRVLSKEDLRLFNAYGPTETTCSATRGEIDNRSLSSPPPHTDAVVSFGRPAPSSLVCVVDEKQTGTGAASGLEPVPVGVSGEIIVAGAGVAQGYLNRGNLTDAVFVPGTYFSKVKLGGMSFDLCEIEAVIAEVGTGRIADAVVSVRRAPSSALGLEDNDDDDEQDGFLVAHVVLQQPEIQLDLDRFLIVEVASRLPRRMLPAVILPIDRLPATISGKIDRRAISELPLPNDDDSDVDEDVSKKLGEIVGSTALSSTEAGLLELWATVTRGGLLRRGGAHRDIAPETDFFHLGGNSLLLIKLQASIRKVYGVTVRLVELLEHSSLGKMASLVWDKDKDMTTPTIDWEAETEVPSEWVHGDEKQADYKAGVTTTRRVVMTGPSGFLGVKLHPPSQGSRGMST; encoded by the exons ATGACCTTCAACAgcagcggtggcggtggcggcggcggcgacggcggctcggGGACTTGTCTCGTGTCCCTCATGGCCCAGGAATCGCTGTACGGCGAGACGGCCATGGAACTCCTGGCCTGCTGCTACACACACCTGGTCCAGGAGCTGGCGGCGAacccgtcggcggcacctcTGGGAAGTGTGCAGCATTTTTCCCCCGCGAGCATGGCCGAGGCGTTGTCGTTCGGCCGGGGCGAGCTGCGTGCGTCGGCCTGGGAGGGAAGGACTCTGCCGGAGCAGGTCTTGCACGTGGCCAAGATGTATCCCGACAAGATCGCCGTCAAGGATGGCTACGGCACCGCCATGTCCTTCCGAGGTCTGAGGGATAGGGTCTTTGCCATCTCGAGGACACTCGCGCCGGTCTTGGgacggtcgtcgtcgtcattgACGGCGGGGcccgtggcggcggtgtATCAAGAACCGTCGGCCGACTGGGTCTGCTCCATGATCGCCATCATGCGGATGGGCGCAGTGTACGTCCCGCTTGACATGGCCACTCCGGTCCCCCGCCTTGTGAAGATTGT GACCGAGCTGCTACCGGCCAGTTCCCCCGGCTCGACGATGCTCGTCTTGCCAGATGTgacaccggcaccggcaccggcaccggccccggccccggccccgagAAAGGTACCTTTCTCGGGGCTAagcgatgccgccgccaccgccgtcgccgccgccgctgatgACGACAACACAACAGCGGCCACAAGGCCAAACGTGAGCGTAACGTCGCCCTGCGTCATACTATATACGAGCGGCTCGACGGGAGTGCCCAAAGGCATCGTCCTGACCCACGGCAACCTCGCCAACGAGGTCGAGCACTCGGCGTACACCTACGGCTTCGGCCCGGAGGATGTGGTCCTCCAGCAGAGCGCCCTCAGCTTCGACATGTCCCTGACGCAGATTTTCTCTGTCGTCGCACATGGCGGCACGCTGTGCATGATACCGCTCGAGCTAcgcggcgacgccgtggGCATTGCCACCGCCATGGCGCGCGAGGGCGTCATGTTCACTGGCGCAACGCCGTCCGAATACGCC CTGGCCCACGGCGGCCGCGACCACCGTCTATCCTCGTGGCGCATCGcgctggccggcggcgagccgATCAAGCCGGCGATGCTGCAGAGGTTCCGGGTCCTGAGCAAGGAGGATCTGCGCCTCTTCAACGCGTACGGTCCCACGGAGACGACATGCTCCGCCACCAGGGGAGAGATCGACAACCGCAGCCTCAGcagtccgccgccgcacaCGGATGCAGTGGTCTCCTTCGGGCGACCGGCTCCCAGCAGCTTAGTgtgcgtcgtcgacgagaagcaGACCGGAACCGGGGCCGCTTCTGGCTTAGAGCCGGTTCCCGTAGGGGTCTCCGGGGAGATTATAGTCGCTGGTGCTGGCGTGGCGCAGGGCTACCTCAACCGCGGCAATctcaccgacgccgtcttTGTCCCCGGGACCTACTTCTCCAAA GTGAAGCTCGGCGGGATGAGCTTCGATCTATGTGAAatcgaggccgtcatcgCTGAGGTGGGAACTGGCCGCATTGCCGATGCCGTTGTCTCGGTCCGCCGTGCTCCCTCCTCCGCACTTGGTCTTGaagacaacgacgacgacgacgaacagGACGGCTTCCTTGTCGCCCACGTCGTGCTGCAGCAGCCCGAGATTCAGCTAGACCTAGACCGCTTCCTCATTGTCGAGGTCGCGTCCAGGCTGCCCCGGCGCATGCTTCCCGCCGTCATCCTGCCCATCGACCGGCTCCCTGCCACCATCTCAGGGAAGATTGACCGCCGTGCTATCTCCGAGTTGCCGCTTCC CAATGATGACGACAgcgatgtcgacgaagacgTGAGTAAGAAACTAGGAGAGATCGTTGGCTCAACAGCCTTAAGCTCCACCGAGGCGGGTTTGTTGGAGCTCTGGGCCACCGTCACTCGCGGCGGTCTACTCCGCCGCGGAGGCGCGCACCGGGACATCGCCCCCGAGACCGACTTCTTCCACTTGGGAGGCAACTCGCTGCTTCTCATCAAGCTTCAGGCGTCTATCAGAAAGGTCTACGGCGTCACGGTCCGCCTAGTCGAGCTCTTAGAGCACAGCTCGCTCGGCAAAATGGCCTCGCTCGTTtgggacaaggacaaggacatGACTACACCAACCATCGACTGGGAAGCCGAGACAGAAGTGCCTTCTGAGTGGGTACACGGGGATGAGAAGCAAGCTGACTACAAAGCGGgcgtcaccaccacccgaCGGGTTGTCATGACGGGACCCTCGGGGTTCCTGGGCGTCAAGCTCCATCCGCCGAGCCAGGGCAGCCGTGGAATGTCGACCTGA